One window of Psychrobacillus sp. FSL H8-0483 genomic DNA carries:
- a CDS encoding MMPL family transporter, translated as MKFLSNIVLRYYKAILLAWLILFIVLAVFAIRLPSLLEGDGFKVDGEHQQVMAELTDTFDLPAETLFVVFDQTTDDTIEKTLANIERLNIAESIQSPLDDPSLYKDHIAYAMLHFNADTKDMPGVVDTLRETIDNEKGVILTGGAAINKDINSASQKDLVNAETIGLPIAVIVLLLAFGSVVAAFVPLLVGIVTVVSTFGMMTLFSSTMDLSIFVMNIVPMLGLALSIDFALLLINRYKEELLKQSVHDAVSTAIQTAGRSIIFSAICVFIGLGAMLVMKVEIFQNIALGGMLVVFMAVLASITLLPSILLILKDRINKWTILRVKPGGTTRWRNFAAFVMKRPVTLIVVALIILGIGIIPIKDMELAIPQVDSLPITYDSRQAYELMDKEFGLGEKSTVYIIAERKEGWDNTEGLEEIKKLEVQLLADKDVDTVNSIFTASKISSVEQWEQSMQVPEVKAQLTPLMESFVQGDKLLVPVTLNLNGSSTEAQDWAREWSGKDVGVEILVGGQPKFNQEIFDEIFNKVGLLLAIILGSTFVILMIAFRSILIPLKAILMNVIGLASTFGILVYIFQYGHFGIEETTIALIIPVIVFSLVFGLSMDYEVFLISRIQEEYSKHLDNTAATIDGLTSTSKIITSAALIMIVITGAFAFTDVMPVKQIGIGIAIAVAIDASIIRLLLVPSLMKLLGKWNWWLPFRKGPYKASKWH; from the coding sequence ATTGTTTTAGCCGTTTTTGCTATTCGTTTACCTAGTTTATTGGAAGGGGACGGTTTTAAAGTAGATGGCGAGCATCAACAAGTGATGGCAGAGCTAACAGACACATTTGATCTCCCAGCTGAAACATTATTCGTAGTGTTTGACCAAACAACAGATGACACAATAGAAAAGACTTTAGCAAACATTGAGCGACTAAATATTGCCGAATCCATTCAATCCCCTTTGGATGATCCTTCTCTATATAAAGATCATATAGCATACGCCATGTTGCATTTTAATGCCGATACAAAGGATATGCCAGGTGTTGTAGATACATTACGTGAAACAATTGATAACGAAAAAGGAGTCATATTAACTGGCGGTGCTGCAATTAATAAAGACATTAATAGCGCAAGTCAAAAAGATCTAGTAAATGCTGAGACAATCGGTTTACCCATTGCAGTTATTGTACTTTTACTTGCTTTTGGAAGTGTGGTAGCTGCTTTTGTTCCCCTACTAGTGGGAATTGTAACAGTTGTCTCTACATTTGGAATGATGACATTGTTTAGTAGTACGATGGATTTATCCATATTCGTCATGAATATTGTTCCCATGCTTGGCCTTGCACTAAGTATCGATTTTGCCCTACTTCTGATCAACCGTTATAAAGAAGAGCTTTTGAAGCAATCCGTACACGATGCTGTTTCAACAGCTATCCAAACTGCAGGACGTTCTATTATTTTCTCTGCAATTTGTGTATTTATCGGACTAGGTGCCATGCTTGTCATGAAAGTGGAGATTTTCCAAAACATTGCACTAGGTGGTATGCTTGTCGTATTCATGGCTGTGCTAGCGTCTATCACGTTATTGCCATCCATCCTGCTTATATTGAAAGATCGTATTAATAAATGGACTATTCTACGCGTAAAACCAGGTGGTACTACTAGATGGCGGAATTTTGCCGCATTTGTGATGAAACGACCTGTGACATTAATTGTTGTGGCACTTATTATTTTAGGAATTGGGATTATTCCTATTAAAGATATGGAACTAGCTATTCCGCAAGTAGATTCATTACCAATTACGTACGATTCTCGTCAAGCGTATGAATTAATGGACAAAGAGTTTGGGTTAGGCGAAAAATCGACTGTATATATTATCGCGGAACGAAAAGAAGGTTGGGACAATACAGAAGGCCTAGAAGAAATAAAAAAATTAGAGGTACAGTTATTAGCAGATAAAGATGTGGACACGGTTAACAGCATTTTTACTGCCAGTAAAATTTCTTCTGTCGAACAATGGGAGCAGAGCATGCAAGTTCCTGAAGTAAAAGCTCAGCTAACACCTTTAATGGAATCGTTTGTGCAGGGAGATAAATTGCTTGTTCCAGTGACACTTAATTTAAATGGTTCTTCTACTGAAGCACAGGATTGGGCTCGGGAATGGTCGGGAAAAGATGTAGGTGTCGAGATCTTGGTTGGTGGTCAACCGAAATTTAATCAAGAAATTTTCGATGAAATCTTTAATAAAGTAGGCTTATTGTTAGCAATCATTTTGGGCTCCACTTTCGTTATTCTAATGATTGCGTTCCGTTCCATTTTAATACCTTTGAAGGCCATTCTGATGAATGTGATTGGGCTTGCTTCTACTTTTGGTATACTTGTGTACATTTTTCAATATGGACATTTTGGAATAGAGGAAACGACAATTGCGTTGATCATACCGGTCATTGTATTTAGCTTAGTATTCGGATTAAGTATGGACTATGAGGTGTTCTTAATATCACGTATTCAAGAAGAATATTCGAAGCATCTAGATAATACGGCCGCAACGATTGATGGACTTACCTCTACAAGTAAGATCATTACTTCAGCAGCGTTGATTATGATTGTGATTACAGGGGCTTTTGCGTTTACAGATGTGATGCCCGTGAAGCAAATTGGTATTGGCATCGCTATTGCAGTTGCTATTGATGCATCCATTATTCGATTGTTATTAGTTCCGAGTCTAATGAAGCTACTCGGCAAATGGAATTGGTGGTTGCCATTTAGAAAAGGACCATATAAAGCTAGTAAATGGCATTAA
- a CDS encoding alpha/beta hydrolase: MKHVFYKGQDSTRPTLLLLHGTGGNEHDLVGLGKEIDGAANILSVCGNVLENGMPRFFKRLAEGVFDMEDLKFRTEELKNFIDEAAENYEFDRDNVVAIGYSNGANIAGNLLFEYEHVLKGAILHHPMVPRRGVEIPALSGSPVFIGAGKNDFMCPAAESEELRDLLQNAGAEVELFWHAFGHQLTQDEVQAAKDWYKTKF, encoded by the coding sequence ATGAAGCATGTTTTCTATAAAGGCCAAGATTCAACACGACCAACATTATTGCTTTTACATGGCACAGGTGGGAATGAGCATGATTTAGTAGGATTGGGTAAAGAAATAGACGGAGCAGCGAATATTTTAAGTGTTTGCGGAAACGTATTAGAGAACGGAATGCCACGTTTCTTTAAACGTCTGGCTGAAGGTGTATTTGATATGGAAGATTTGAAGTTCCGGACAGAGGAATTGAAAAATTTCATTGATGAAGCGGCAGAGAATTATGAGTTTGATCGCGATAATGTAGTAGCCATTGGTTATTCTAACGGTGCAAATATTGCTGGAAATCTTTTATTCGAATATGAGCATGTGTTAAAAGGTGCGATTTTACATCACCCAATGGTTCCGAGACGTGGTGTGGAAATCCCTGCACTTTCAGGGTCTCCTGTATTCATTGGAGCTGGGAAAAATGATTTCATGTGCCCTGCTGCAGAATCTGAGGAATTGCGTGATTTACTACAAAACGCTGGAGCAGAGGTAGAGTTGTTTTGGCATGCGTTCGGTCATCAGTTAACGCAAGATGAAGTGCAAGCAGCAAAAGACTGGTACAAAACGAAATTTTGA
- a CDS encoding beta-carotene 15,15'-monooxygenase, with protein sequence MMVYRKTRVANLAIAFLLLVLVTNFLLYQSSVPDFLSLQVTSSAAIGSLIDLAIIAPLLFYAAFKISIKQTIGLMVAWLVIARFLIPSELFAPFAGILYAGIAVEVLLVLAELGLLFLVIWKVPLIRKQMTEMNEGAIYSLLPTVEKVVTKNIFIRIVMSEFLMMYYAFFTWKKKAPSHAGVVTMHVKTSAVAFNIMLIHAIVIETIGLHWWLHEKSIVLSIILLIFNIYSVFFFLAGIQITRLHPLEIKNGKLYITQGLTARMVVPLNMLKEVEWGAALPSKDTLQFMYRDFEDVVPQAIIHLHEPIEATIFMGMKKSVTEFAIRVDEPQKLKELLANS encoded by the coding sequence ATGATGGTATACCGTAAAACGCGTGTAGCCAATTTAGCTATTGCTTTTCTTCTTCTAGTACTTGTAACTAATTTTCTTTTGTATCAATCAAGCGTTCCAGACTTTTTATCTCTTCAAGTAACAAGTAGTGCTGCGATTGGCTCCCTAATAGACTTAGCAATTATAGCACCACTCCTCTTTTATGCTGCATTTAAAATCTCTATTAAACAAACGATCGGACTAATGGTCGCTTGGTTAGTAATTGCTCGGTTCTTAATTCCGTCCGAATTGTTTGCACCTTTTGCAGGAATCCTTTATGCAGGAATTGCAGTGGAGGTTTTACTGGTACTAGCAGAACTTGGGTTGTTATTTTTAGTCATTTGGAAAGTCCCGCTAATTCGAAAACAAATGACAGAAATGAATGAGGGCGCTATATACAGTCTGCTACCTACCGTAGAAAAAGTAGTAACGAAAAATATTTTTATTCGAATTGTCATGTCCGAATTTCTAATGATGTATTATGCATTTTTTACTTGGAAAAAGAAAGCACCGAGCCACGCTGGTGTAGTAACCATGCATGTAAAGACTAGTGCTGTAGCGTTCAACATAATGCTAATCCACGCAATTGTAATTGAAACAATTGGTCTTCATTGGTGGCTGCATGAAAAATCAATCGTCCTATCAATTATTCTACTTATATTTAATATATACTCGGTCTTTTTCTTTCTAGCAGGTATTCAAATTACTAGACTGCACCCATTAGAAATAAAGAATGGAAAACTCTACATTACCCAGGGTCTTACAGCTCGAATGGTTGTTCCACTCAACATGTTGAAAGAAGTAGAGTGGGGGGCGGCACTTCCAAGTAAAGATACACTACAATTTATGTACCGAGATTTTGAAGATGTAGTACCACAAGCGATTATCCATCTACATGAACCAATAGAAGCAACGATATTCATGGGAATGAAAAAAAGCGTAACAGAATTTGCTATTCGTGTGGATGAACCTCAGAAACTGAAAGAACTTCTTGCAAATAGTTGA
- a CDS encoding MFS transporter — translation MTSDQRKKLFILMINMFIAVASFGIIIPILPAYLKSIGQGGTAAGLMIAIFAGAQLVMSPIGGKWADKYGRRIMIIAGLSGLALSMFVFYLSDTVSILYISRVIGGVGAALLIPAIFAYVADITTMDQRAKGNSYISASMSLGIVIGPGIGGFLAEYGLKMPLLISAIVGVAAVIFSTFLLKESKPEDSLVTETKPEPMVKEIVQSFKKPYFIPLVITLVMSFGLMAYESVLGLFVDNQFGASPQDIALMVTATGIVSVIVQLFAVDWAVRRFGEANVLRIFLGITAFGFLLSILASSYTFFFAITMIIFLSTSILRPVLTTLISKLAGKEQGFAMGMNNAYMSIGNVLGPLLAGLLYDVHIIYPFILGLIVLVITMIGSIMWKGTKNII, via the coding sequence ATCATTCCAATTCTGCCTGCTTATCTAAAATCAATTGGGCAAGGCGGGACTGCTGCCGGGCTTATGATAGCGATATTTGCTGGAGCCCAGCTAGTAATGTCACCAATTGGAGGGAAGTGGGCAGATAAATACGGAAGAAGAATCATGATTATTGCAGGTCTAAGTGGGCTCGCCTTATCTATGTTTGTTTTTTATCTCTCCGATACGGTCAGTATTTTATATATATCACGTGTAATAGGTGGTGTTGGAGCAGCATTATTAATTCCCGCTATCTTTGCTTATGTAGCAGATATTACGACAATGGACCAACGTGCAAAAGGAAATAGTTATATTTCTGCTTCGATGTCACTTGGTATTGTTATTGGTCCTGGAATAGGTGGATTTTTAGCAGAGTACGGATTGAAAATGCCGCTCCTTATTTCGGCCATTGTAGGAGTTGCGGCTGTAATCTTTTCGACTTTCTTACTAAAGGAAAGTAAACCGGAAGACAGTCTAGTTACTGAAACTAAACCAGAGCCAATGGTAAAAGAGATCGTTCAATCATTTAAAAAGCCATATTTTATCCCGCTAGTGATTACATTAGTGATGAGTTTTGGTTTAATGGCATATGAATCGGTTCTTGGACTGTTTGTAGATAATCAATTTGGAGCGTCTCCACAAGACATCGCTTTGATGGTTACAGCTACTGGAATTGTCAGTGTAATTGTGCAGCTATTTGCTGTTGATTGGGCTGTTCGTCGATTCGGCGAAGCAAATGTATTAAGAATATTTTTAGGTATCACAGCTTTTGGATTTTTACTTTCCATTTTAGCTTCTAGCTATACATTTTTCTTTGCTATTACAATGATTATCTTCCTATCCACTTCTATTTTACGCCCTGTGCTTACGACGCTAATATCGAAGTTAGCAGGGAAGGAACAAGGATTTGCCATGGGAATGAATAATGCGTATATGAGTATTGGAAATGTATTAGGTCCATTACTTGCTGGACTATTATATGATGTGCATATTATTTATCCGTTTATTTTAGGATTAATTGTCCTGGTTATTACGATGATTGGATCGATAATGTGGAAGGGTACGAAGAATATAATATAA